A single window of Candidatus Baltobacteraceae bacterium DNA harbors:
- a CDS encoding radical SAM protein — MIGLAYCDREGRIYYDESREPLADGGLIRRVEPGELIPAPPGTVETILPGRRPMLARGSTKRRYALAAILPAGYTRLLVPAYVKEEDAPTLPLFGYTFACVVDDALHVAAMRTDEGEDWQPRYFESGELEGILERRLATDPHNRVLEQVALCSREYGCFTAQNVFLARGEAALPVSPKCNARCVGCISELAPEAHLPSPQTRIAFETNAQELSRIGIYHLERVPEGIVSFGQGCEGEPLLRGVTIARAIELIRARRANGTINLNTNGSMTGELRRCIDAGLQAVRVSLNSFRPDVYAAYYRPLGYTLENVFDSIRLAVDAGLRVSLNLLTHPGVTDDEAELAAMGAFLDGARVTMIQTRTLNIDPEWYFAAVGRPSNPLGMQRAIAAIRERGVRVGNFTHTH, encoded by the coding sequence GTGATCGGACTGGCGTATTGCGACCGCGAGGGGCGCATCTATTACGACGAATCGCGCGAACCGCTCGCCGACGGCGGCCTGATTCGTCGAGTCGAGCCGGGCGAATTGATTCCCGCTCCGCCGGGCACGGTGGAAACGATCTTGCCGGGCCGCCGTCCGATGCTCGCGCGCGGAAGTACCAAACGACGCTACGCCTTGGCGGCGATCTTGCCCGCGGGCTACACGCGGCTACTCGTCCCGGCCTACGTGAAAGAAGAAGACGCGCCGACGCTGCCGCTCTTCGGATACACCTTCGCGTGCGTCGTCGACGACGCGCTGCACGTCGCGGCGATGCGTACCGACGAGGGCGAAGACTGGCAGCCGCGCTATTTCGAGTCGGGCGAACTCGAAGGCATTCTCGAGCGCCGTCTCGCGACCGATCCGCACAATCGCGTGCTCGAGCAAGTCGCGCTCTGCTCGCGCGAGTACGGCTGTTTCACGGCGCAAAACGTGTTTCTCGCGCGCGGCGAAGCCGCGTTGCCGGTCTCGCCGAAGTGTAACGCGCGCTGCGTCGGCTGCATCTCCGAACTCGCTCCCGAGGCACACCTGCCTTCGCCGCAAACGCGAATCGCCTTCGAGACCAACGCCCAAGAACTGTCGCGCATCGGAATCTATCATCTCGAACGCGTGCCGGAAGGTATCGTTTCGTTCGGGCAAGGTTGCGAAGGCGAGCCACTGCTGCGCGGCGTGACGATCGCGCGCGCGATCGAGTTGATTCGCGCTCGCCGCGCGAACGGCACGATCAACCTCAACACGAACGGCAGCATGACGGGCGAATTGCGTCGCTGTATCGATGCCGGACTCCAGGCCGTTCGCGTGAGCCTCAATTCGTTTCGCCCGGACGTCTATGCGGCGTATTATCGCCCGCTTGGATATACGCTCGAAAACGTCTTCGATTCGATCCGGCTGGCGGTCGACGCGGGTCTACGCGTCTCGCTCAACCTGCTTACGCATCCCGGCGTTACCGACGACGAGGCCGAATTGGCGGCGATGGGCGCGTTCCTCGACGGCGCGCGCGTGACCATGATCCAGACGCGCACGCTCAATATCGACCCCGAGTGGTATTTCGCCGCGGTGGGCCGCCCTAGCAACCCGCTCGGGATGCAGCGCGCGATCGCCGCCATTCGCGAACGCGGCGTGCGCGTCGGCAACTTCACACACACGCACTAG
- a CDS encoding GNAT family N-acetyltransferase — protein sequence MQSSFERLEVNVREALASDARRIAALALQLGYDVTIAHVETFLAARTNERELFVAVVPRAGVVGWIGAHASAPLTAAKHAVVDGLVVEDEYRGVRVGEALLQRVEAWARARECTAVRLRANVVRERAHEFYRRHGYAVLKTQHLFAKSL from the coding sequence ATGCAGTCCTCGTTTGAGCGGCTCGAGGTCAACGTCCGCGAGGCGCTTGCATCCGATGCTCGGCGCATCGCCGCGCTCGCTCTGCAACTGGGGTACGACGTGACGATCGCGCACGTCGAGACCTTTCTCGCGGCGCGCACGAACGAGCGCGAACTGTTCGTCGCCGTCGTCCCGCGCGCGGGGGTGGTCGGGTGGATCGGCGCACATGCGAGCGCGCCGCTGACCGCCGCGAAGCATGCCGTCGTCGATGGGCTCGTCGTCGAGGATGAGTACCGCGGCGTGCGCGTCGGCGAGGCGTTACTGCAGCGGGTCGAAGCGTGGGCGCGAGCCCGCGAGTGTACCGCCGTGCGGCTGCGCGCCAACGTGGTTCGCGAGCGCGCCCACGAGTTCTATCGGCGCCACGGGTATGCGGTTCTCAAAACGCAGCACCTGTTTGCAAAATCGCTGTGA
- the dapF gene encoding diaminopimelate epimerase, which translates to MPTVAVTKMHGTLNDFVVVDQRSSQLADLSAFARSVCDRRGSIGADGVLAILPSANADARVRVINADGGEAEMCGNGIRCVARFLSEAGSADTLRIETLAGIIETAVVAKDDRGSYEIRERMGVPRFEPRAIPFPDAAFVSMGNPHVVIFAAALDAIDLPAAGIQLQRDPAFAKGTNVHVAVRSGARRLDVRHWERGVGLTHACGTGAVACAAVAIVRGMVESPVEVYVPGGRLRVEWDGRGESYLTGPAVRAFDTSIEVADAVLV; encoded by the coding sequence ATGCCCACCGTGGCCGTGACGAAGATGCACGGCACGCTCAACGATTTCGTCGTCGTTGACCAGCGCTCGTCGCAACTCGCCGATCTCTCCGCCTTCGCCCGCTCCGTCTGCGATCGCCGCGGAAGCATCGGCGCCGACGGCGTACTCGCCATTCTGCCTTCCGCGAACGCCGACGCGCGCGTGCGCGTCATCAATGCGGACGGCGGCGAGGCCGAAATGTGCGGCAACGGGATTCGCTGCGTCGCGCGCTTCTTGAGCGAAGCCGGATCGGCGGATACGCTGCGAATCGAGACGCTGGCCGGAATCATCGAAACGGCGGTCGTTGCCAAGGACGATCGCGGTTCGTACGAGATTCGCGAACGCATGGGCGTGCCGCGCTTCGAACCGCGTGCGATTCCGTTTCCGGATGCCGCGTTCGTTTCGATGGGGAACCCGCACGTCGTCATCTTCGCCGCGGCGCTCGATGCGATCGATCTGCCGGCGGCCGGCATACAGCTGCAGCGCGATCCGGCCTTCGCGAAGGGCACGAACGTTCACGTGGCGGTTCGTTCCGGCGCGCGACGTTTGGACGTACGGCACTGGGAACGCGGGGTGGGTCTCACCCACGCGTGCGGCACCGGCGCGGTCGCCTGCGCCGCGGTCGCGATCGTGCGCGGGATGGTCGAATCGCCGGTCGAGGTGTACGTGCCGGGCGGGCGGCTGCGCGTGGAGTGGGACGGACGTGGAGAGTCGTATCTAACCGGTCCCGCCGTGCGGGCGTTCGATACGTCGATCGAGGTCGCCGATGCAGTCCTCGTTTGA
- the hfq gene encoding RNA chaperone Hfq, with amino-acid sequence MKPHRMPASQQDTYLAEIKRQGVPVTIYLMNGFQLRGIVKGFDPFTILLEYERKTHLIYKHAVSTISPLGPFNAANHDPAPAQVDEVPAV; translated from the coding sequence ATGAAGCCGCATCGCATGCCCGCGAGTCAGCAAGACACGTACCTCGCCGAGATCAAACGTCAGGGCGTCCCCGTCACGATCTATTTGATGAATGGGTTTCAACTGCGCGGCATCGTTAAAGGCTTCGATCCATTCACCATTTTGCTCGAATACGAACGCAAGACGCATCTGATCTACAAGCACGCCGTATCGACGATCTCGCCGCTCGGCCCGTTTAACGCCGCGAACCACGATCCCGCGCCCGCGCAGGTCGACGAGGTTCCCGCCGTCTGA
- the miaA gene encoding tRNA (adenosine(37)-N6)-dimethylallyltransferase MiaA — MSASAPGVLILAGPTGSGKTDLAIALAREFDAEIVGADSRQIYRGMPIGTAAPSAEQLAAVRHHLVGFLDPHDAYSAARFASDATRAIAAIHARGKRAIVAGGTGFYLRALTGAVALESAYDAALRDRLAREARIHDSEFLHEWLRRRDSRRAAMLHPADRYRVLRALEIALAPAGAVRGDAAESLTLPAAGIPFVKVFLEIDSVALDARILRRTDAMLAAGLVEEAERVGTEAVAANAVGYPQALAYARGWCTLAELRTLLVRATRRYAKRQQAWFRSEPQTHWLPAAAVAAAAREKLAWA, encoded by the coding sequence GTGAGCGCTTCCGCGCCCGGCGTGTTGATTCTCGCGGGGCCGACCGGGTCGGGAAAGACCGATCTCGCGATCGCGCTGGCGCGCGAATTCGACGCGGAGATCGTGGGTGCGGACTCCCGCCAGATCTATCGCGGCATGCCGATCGGCACCGCGGCGCCCTCGGCGGAGCAGTTGGCCGCGGTGCGGCACCATCTCGTCGGCTTCCTCGATCCGCACGACGCCTATTCGGCGGCGCGGTTCGCATCGGATGCGACGCGGGCGATCGCGGCGATTCACGCTCGCGGGAAGCGCGCGATCGTCGCCGGCGGCACGGGTTTTTACCTACGAGCCCTCACCGGCGCCGTCGCGCTTGAGTCCGCATACGACGCGGCGCTGCGCGACCGGTTGGCGCGCGAGGCGCGCATTCACGATAGCGAGTTCCTGCACGAGTGGCTCCGCCGGCGCGATTCGCGACGGGCGGCAATGCTGCACCCCGCCGATCGGTATCGCGTGCTGCGGGCGCTCGAGATCGCGCTCGCACCCGCCGGTGCCGTGCGCGGCGACGCCGCCGAATCGCTCACGCTGCCCGCGGCCGGCATCCCGTTCGTGAAGGTCTTTCTCGAAATCGACTCCGTTGCGCTCGACGCGCGCATCCTGCGGCGCACCGACGCGATGTTGGCCGCCGGACTCGTTGAGGAAGCCGAGCGAGTCGGTACGGAGGCGGTCGCGGCGAACGCGGTCGGCTATCCGCAGGCGCTCGCATACGCTCGCGGCTGGTGCACGCTTGCCGAATTGCGCACGCTCTTGGTGCGCGCGACGCGCCGCTACGCCAAACGGCAGCAAGCGTGGTTTCGTTCGGAGCCGCAGACGCATTGGCTGCCGGCCGCCGCGGTGGCCGCCGCGGCAAGGGAAAAGCTCGCGTGGGCATGA
- the mutL gene encoding DNA mismatch repair endonuclease MutL, producing the protein MIALLDPQTVGQIAAGEVVERPLSVVKELVENAVDAGASRITVSLKDGGIALVEVVDDGDGIPAAELPLAVLRHATSKLSIASDLESIDSLGFRGEGLASIAAVAHLTIVTRRAGEQIGARIRAHAERAEPVEPVPAPPGTMVRAERLFENVPVRREYLKSASAEFNRISGWLSTFALAYPRITFALAHDGKETWVMPASDDPRQRLATVFGKPAAETLMPLDVDAAAGLQGTLSGYVSRPGSDRGDRRMQLLFVNGRLLRSTLLAGAWTAGYSTFAMIGRHPYGVLFLTLPPEHVDPNVHPTKNDVRLRYGHQVFDAAKRTIAATLRRAATQTFRDVLHVSLAPGAMDATPPALQSLFDIERGLESGEPPPDAPRLRVLAQLDRTYIVATDGEALVLVDQHAAHERIAYEAIVNRAQTRAPSEPLLVPMSFELGPSESVALDRTLDLLREGGLDIESFGERTYRIVATPAGYGARPFDLRGFLDDLTEEPKARDVRERIWASLACHSVTVAGESLAHAEMTSLVDRLQRCENPMHCPHGRPTIVHLAPDAIARLFKRL; encoded by the coding sequence GTGATCGCGCTTCTCGATCCGCAAACGGTCGGCCAGATTGCCGCCGGCGAAGTCGTCGAGCGCCCGCTCTCGGTGGTGAAGGAACTGGTCGAAAATGCGGTCGATGCCGGCGCGTCCCGCATTACCGTCTCCCTCAAAGACGGCGGAATCGCCTTGGTCGAGGTGGTCGACGACGGCGACGGGATACCGGCCGCGGAATTGCCGCTCGCCGTGTTGCGCCACGCAACGAGCAAATTGTCGATCGCGAGCGACTTGGAGTCGATCGATTCGCTCGGATTTCGCGGCGAAGGGCTGGCCAGCATCGCGGCGGTCGCGCACCTTACGATCGTCACGCGCCGCGCAGGCGAGCAGATCGGCGCGCGCATTCGCGCGCACGCGGAACGCGCGGAGCCGGTCGAACCGGTGCCCGCACCGCCAGGTACGATGGTGCGTGCGGAGCGCCTCTTTGAGAACGTTCCCGTGCGTCGCGAATATTTAAAATCGGCGAGCGCCGAATTCAATCGCATCTCCGGCTGGCTCTCGACCTTCGCACTCGCCTATCCGCGCATCACGTTCGCGCTCGCGCACGACGGCAAGGAAACGTGGGTGATGCCCGCCAGCGACGATCCGCGTCAGCGGTTGGCGACGGTCTTCGGGAAACCGGCGGCCGAAACGCTGATGCCGCTGGACGTAGATGCCGCCGCCGGCTTGCAGGGAACGCTCTCGGGATACGTCAGCCGGCCCGGCAGCGATCGCGGCGACCGGCGCATGCAGCTGCTCTTCGTTAACGGCCGTCTGTTGCGCAGCACGCTGCTCGCCGGTGCCTGGACGGCCGGCTACTCCACCTTTGCGATGATCGGGCGCCATCCGTACGGCGTGCTCTTTCTCACGCTGCCGCCGGAGCACGTCGATCCGAACGTTCACCCGACCAAGAACGACGTGCGCCTCCGTTACGGGCATCAAGTCTTCGATGCGGCCAAACGCACGATCGCGGCGACCCTCCGGCGTGCCGCGACGCAAACGTTTCGCGACGTGCTGCACGTCTCGCTCGCGCCTGGTGCGATGGACGCAACGCCGCCCGCGCTGCAATCGCTCTTCGATATCGAGCGCGGCCTCGAGTCGGGCGAGCCGCCGCCGGACGCGCCGCGGCTGCGCGTGCTCGCCCAGCTCGATCGCACGTACATCGTGGCGACCGACGGCGAGGCGCTCGTGCTCGTAGACCAGCACGCCGCGCACGAGCGAATCGCGTACGAAGCGATCGTGAATCGCGCGCAGACGCGCGCGCCGAGCGAGCCGCTGCTGGTCCCGATGAGTTTCGAACTGGGGCCGAGCGAGAGCGTCGCGCTCGATCGAACGCTCGATCTCTTGCGCGAAGGCGGGCTCGATATCGAGTCGTTCGGCGAGCGCACGTATCGCATCGTTGCGACGCCGGCCGGGTACGGCGCGCGTCCCTTCGACCTGCGCGGTTTTCTCGACGATCTCACCGAGGAGCCAAAAGCGCGCGACGTGCGCGAGCGCATCTGGGCGTCGTTGGCGTGTCATTCCGTAACCGTCGCCGGCGAATCGCTCGCGCATGCCGAGATGACGTCGCTCGTCGATCGGTTGCAGCGGTGCGAGAACCCGATGCACTGCCCGCACGGCCGTCCTACGATCGTTCATCTCGCGCCCGACGCGATCGCTCGTTTATTCAAACGGTTGTGA
- the mutS gene encoding DNA mismatch repair protein MutS produces the protein MNQYSPMLEQYFGMKNRHPEAILLARVGDFYEAYGEDAETVARALSIALTSKEAGGGQRVAMAGVPHHALAQYLARLVQQRFIVALAEQLEVPQPNKLVRRDVVRIVTPGTLIEDQLLDGKQNNYLAAITVVEETFALAYADVSTGYCAATALSGDLAYDELLAEIGRIGPAEVVADLPPDLRATMAGAIEGFGARVAAPNLSAVGTRERKAIAGYSVDESLAMHRALDALLAFVKRTGVSAGEALNPPQYYRQQTFLSLDPNTRKNLELTKALGANPKATLLATLDKCATSMGSRMLARWILAPLIDRDAILQRQAGVQALIDEHVRRDSMQELLRGCFDIERISQKVRFKRALPRDLASLRRTLEIVRPLRQVTPPSLAAQLGRMADFTELAADLARTLVDEPPAQLNDGGVVRPDASTELAQCVSLRTDARSKLSELEERERERTGIKSLKIKYASAFGYAIEVSKAYVAQVPADYVRKQTLTNGERFITPELKELEIAIQTAQSRQLRLEDQLFGELVDRIGARIDDLLAAADALAEIDVLCSLAQCAAERGYVRPELIDGSTLAIVDGRHPVMETVLRTNFVPNDLHLRADDHRFILLTGPNMGGKSTYLRQAALLTIMAQIGSYVPAKSATLGVVDRIFTRIGAGDDLASGQSTFYLEMAEAANILRRSTQRSLLLIDEVGRGTGTIDGLAIAQAICEFLLGLETHAPMTLFATHFHELVALSEHWPLVANYHITAVENTSRSGAPVFSHRVLPGSSSRSFGIEVARMAGLPPEVVERATEIADALSGHADLEVQVPLRKRLPKTVAPERQLSFLGSDG, from the coding sequence ATGAACCAATACTCGCCGATGCTCGAGCAGTACTTTGGGATGAAGAACCGCCATCCCGAAGCGATTTTGCTCGCGCGCGTCGGTGACTTCTACGAAGCCTACGGCGAGGATGCGGAAACGGTCGCGCGCGCGCTCTCGATCGCGTTGACCTCGAAAGAGGCCGGCGGCGGACAGCGTGTGGCGATGGCGGGCGTTCCGCACCACGCCCTCGCGCAGTATCTCGCGCGACTCGTGCAGCAGCGCTTCATCGTCGCGCTCGCCGAGCAATTGGAGGTGCCGCAGCCCAACAAACTCGTGCGTCGCGACGTCGTTCGCATCGTCACCCCCGGGACGCTGATCGAAGATCAATTGCTCGACGGCAAGCAGAACAATTATCTCGCCGCGATCACGGTGGTCGAGGAGACCTTCGCGCTCGCGTACGCCGACGTTTCCACCGGCTACTGTGCGGCCACGGCGTTGAGCGGCGACCTTGCCTACGACGAACTGCTCGCGGAGATCGGCCGTATCGGACCCGCCGAGGTCGTTGCCGATTTGCCGCCCGATCTGCGGGCCACGATGGCCGGAGCGATCGAGGGCTTCGGCGCGCGCGTCGCGGCGCCGAATCTTTCGGCGGTCGGAACGCGCGAACGCAAAGCGATCGCCGGGTATTCCGTCGACGAATCGCTCGCGATGCACCGGGCGCTCGACGCCCTGCTCGCCTTCGTAAAACGCACCGGCGTGAGCGCGGGCGAAGCGCTCAACCCGCCGCAGTACTACCGTCAGCAAACCTTTCTCTCGCTCGATCCCAACACGCGCAAAAACCTCGAGCTAACGAAGGCGCTCGGTGCGAATCCGAAGGCGACGCTGCTGGCCACCCTCGACAAGTGCGCCACGTCGATGGGCTCGCGAATGCTCGCGCGCTGGATCCTGGCGCCGCTGATCGATCGCGACGCGATCCTGCAGCGACAGGCCGGCGTGCAGGCGCTCATCGACGAACACGTGCGTCGCGACTCGATGCAGGAACTGCTTCGCGGGTGTTTCGACATCGAGCGCATCTCACAGAAAGTGCGCTTCAAGCGCGCGCTGCCGCGCGACCTCGCATCGCTGCGCCGCACGCTCGAGATCGTACGCCCGCTGCGTCAAGTCACGCCGCCGTCGCTGGCGGCGCAACTCGGACGGATGGCGGATTTCACGGAGTTGGCCGCCGATCTCGCGCGGACGCTCGTCGACGAACCTCCAGCGCAGCTCAACGACGGCGGCGTGGTTCGGCCCGATGCAAGCACCGAACTCGCGCAATGCGTGAGTCTTCGAACCGACGCTCGTTCGAAGCTCTCGGAACTCGAAGAGCGCGAACGCGAGCGGACCGGCATTAAATCGCTGAAGATTAAGTACGCGAGCGCCTTCGGCTATGCGATCGAAGTGAGTAAGGCCTACGTCGCGCAAGTGCCCGCCGACTACGTGCGCAAACAAACGCTGACCAACGGCGAGCGCTTCATCACGCCGGAACTCAAAGAATTGGAGATCGCGATTCAGACGGCGCAGTCGCGTCAATTGCGGCTGGAGGATCAGCTCTTCGGCGAATTGGTCGATCGCATCGGCGCGCGGATCGACGACTTGCTCGCGGCGGCCGATGCGCTGGCAGAGATCGACGTTCTCTGTTCGCTCGCCCAATGCGCGGCCGAACGCGGATACGTGCGCCCCGAGCTGATCGACGGCAGCACGCTCGCGATCGTCGACGGCCGCCATCCGGTCATGGAAACGGTCCTGCGGACGAACTTCGTGCCGAACGATCTGCACTTGCGCGCGGACGACCATCGATTCATCTTGCTGACCGGACCGAATATGGGCGGTAAATCCACCTACTTGCGTCAGGCGGCCCTGCTAACGATCATGGCGCAGATCGGATCGTACGTTCCCGCAAAATCCGCAACGCTCGGCGTGGTCGATCGCATCTTCACGCGGATCGGCGCGGGCGACGATCTCGCTTCCGGACAATCGACGTTTTATTTGGAGATGGCCGAGGCGGCGAATATTCTGCGCCGCTCCACGCAGCGCAGCTTGCTGCTCATCGACGAGGTCGGGCGCGGCACCGGCACCATCGACGGGCTGGCCATCGCGCAGGCGATCTGCGAGTTTTTGCTGGGTCTCGAAACGCACGCGCCGATGACGCTCTTCGCGACGCATTTCCACGAGCTGGTCGCACTCTCGGAGCATTGGCCGCTGGTGGCAAACTATCACATCACGGCGGTCGAGAATACCAGCCGCAGCGGCGCTCCGGTCTTTTCGCATCGCGTGCTTCCCGGCAGTTCGTCGCGTTCGTTTGGGATCGAAGTCGCGCGGATGGCGGGTCTGCCGCCGGAGGTCGTGGAGCGCGCCACCGAGATCGCCGACGCGCTCTCGGGTCACGCCGACCTCGAAGTGCAGGTGCCGTTGCGCAAGCGGCTGCCGAAAACCGTTGCGCCGGAGCGTCAGCTTTCGTTCCTGGGAAGCGACGGGTGA
- the miaB gene encoding tRNA (N6-isopentenyl adenosine(37)-C2)-methylthiotransferase MiaB, giving the protein MASIYIETFGCQMNEADSQYIAQRAEAAGYTLATKAEEANVLILNTCTVRDNAERRAYGRMGHFKVLKEADPNLRMIVTGCLAEQDRDRMQRRAPHIDAVFGTKELALLADTLEAWRPEFEETELAQERALLLPLGGAADCITDAFTSLRGFVTVQRGCSYYCTFCIVPHVRGRFDHRPTSEILAEVRERVAAGAREVMLVGQTVNAHKDPATGADFGDLVRAAAATPGLERLAFISPHPKDFTEKIVRDLADLPALNPRIHLPLQSGSDSILRRMNRKYTLAEFAARVEWIHRYLPGWAITSDVIVGFPGETGEDFERTLEFVETGVFANVYSYIYSPRRGTPAANWEPVPNDVVHARFDRLAAAQNRASRAYHDRKIGSVVRCLIQGPSRKDPAKLAAKTLDNVTVIAPMPPDYDDVLYAREPWLDVEVASAHVWGCSGTIRRRAERCAGVGIRVAPPVLDLLAV; this is encoded by the coding sequence ATGGCAAGCATCTACATCGAGACGTTCGGCTGCCAGATGAACGAAGCCGATTCCCAGTACATCGCGCAGCGCGCCGAAGCGGCGGGCTATACGCTCGCAACGAAGGCCGAAGAAGCCAACGTCCTCATCCTCAACACGTGCACGGTTCGCGACAATGCCGAACGGCGCGCGTACGGACGCATGGGGCATTTCAAAGTGCTCAAAGAGGCCGATCCGAATCTGCGCATGATCGTGACCGGTTGTTTGGCCGAACAGGATCGCGATCGCATGCAGCGGCGCGCCCCGCACATCGATGCGGTGTTTGGGACCAAAGAATTGGCCCTGCTCGCAGACACGCTCGAAGCGTGGCGGCCGGAATTCGAGGAGACGGAACTCGCGCAGGAGCGCGCGCTGTTGTTGCCGCTCGGCGGCGCCGCCGATTGCATCACCGATGCCTTTACGTCGTTGCGCGGCTTCGTGACGGTGCAGCGCGGCTGCTCGTATTACTGCACGTTTTGCATCGTTCCGCACGTTCGCGGACGCTTCGATCATCGGCCGACGAGCGAGATTCTCGCCGAGGTTCGCGAACGCGTCGCCGCGGGCGCGCGCGAGGTGATGCTCGTCGGACAGACGGTCAACGCGCACAAGGATCCGGCTACCGGCGCGGATTTCGGCGATCTCGTTCGCGCGGCGGCAGCGACTCCCGGGCTCGAACGTTTGGCGTTCATCTCACCGCATCCGAAAGATTTTACCGAGAAGATCGTGCGGGATCTCGCCGATCTGCCGGCACTCAATCCGCGCATCCACCTTCCGCTGCAGTCGGGCAGCGATTCGATCCTGCGCCGGATGAACCGCAAATATACGCTTGCCGAGTTCGCCGCGCGGGTGGAGTGGATTCACCGCTACCTTCCCGGCTGGGCGATCACGAGCGACGTCATCGTTGGCTTTCCTGGCGAAACCGGCGAAGACTTCGAGCGTACGCTCGAGTTCGTGGAAACGGGCGTCTTCGCAAACGTCTACTCGTACATCTATTCACCGCGCCGCGGTACGCCGGCCGCCAACTGGGAGCCGGTTCCCAACGACGTCGTACACGCGCGCTTCGACCGGCTCGCCGCCGCGCAGAACCGCGCCTCGCGGGCGTATCACGATCGCAAGATCGGCAGCGTGGTTCGCTGCCTGATCCAAGGACCGTCGCGCAAAGATCCGGCAAAACTCGCCGCCAAGACGCTCGATAACGTAACGGTGATCGCGCCGATGCCGCCGGACTACGACGACGTCCTCTACGCGCGCGAGCCATGGCTCGACGTCGAGGTAGCGAGCGCGCACGTCTGGGGCTGCTCCGGAACGATTCGCCGTCGCGCGGAACGCTGCGCCGGCGTGGGCATTCGCGTTGCGCCGCCCGTGCTCGATCTGCTCGCGGTCTAG
- a CDS encoding PEGA domain-containing protein, whose amino-acid sequence MGRFLLGRLLIVALLACIPIVPARAETAFGALYLSSLPTGADVWVDGSYIGRTPVLLDGLRAGKHTVTFTKTGWKVSEDDQQVNGGQTTMASVQLDPLHPVKQRGVVVLHGLDGRARVSFDGAAPEPLRSSYDEPVGAHKIVVREPHERYDRSVSVYPDETTHVLYRSPFDDTRSAVVAPVADYFPESASKIDASGRLVIRWGGHVVVGRVGDARFTVDRRDQVYDAPAGMVRGKLYLPLDLILAITGGKSR is encoded by the coding sequence ATGGGAAGATTTTTGCTCGGACGACTGCTCATCGTCGCGCTGTTGGCCTGCATACCGATCGTTCCCGCGCGGGCGGAGACTGCGTTCGGGGCGCTCTATTTGTCGTCGCTGCCTACGGGAGCCGACGTGTGGGTCGACGGAAGCTACATAGGTCGCACGCCGGTCTTACTCGACGGACTGCGGGCCGGCAAACACACGGTCACCTTCACGAAGACCGGCTGGAAGGTATCCGAGGACGACCAGCAAGTCAACGGCGGGCAAACCACCATGGCGAGCGTTCAGCTCGATCCGCTGCATCCGGTCAAGCAGCGCGGCGTCGTCGTCCTGCACGGACTCGACGGACGGGCGCGCGTATCGTTCGACGGTGCGGCGCCGGAGCCGCTGCGATCCAGCTACGACGAGCCGGTCGGCGCGCACAAAATCGTGGTGCGCGAGCCGCACGAACGCTACGACCGCTCGGTTAGCGTCTATCCGGACGAGACGACGCACGTGTTGTACCGGTCGCCCTTCGACGACACCCGCTCCGCCGTCGTCGCGCCGGTCGCGGACTATTTTCCGGAATCGGCGAGTAAAATCGACGCTAGCGGGCGCTTGGTGATTCGCTGGGGCGGTCACGTCGTCGTGGGCCGCGTCGGCGATGCGCGCTTCACCGTCGATCGCCGCGATCAGGTGTACGACGCACCCGCCGGAATGGTCCGTGGGAAGCTCTATCTTCCGCTCGACCTGATCCTCGCGATAACGGGCGGAAAATCCCGGTAA